Proteins encoded by one window of Prevotella nigrescens:
- a CDS encoding bifunctional UDP-3-O-[3-hydroxymyristoyl] N-acetylglucosamine deacetylase/3-hydroxyacyl-ACP dehydratase, whose product METTKQKTLKGSFSLFGKGLHTGLSLTVTFNPAPDNTGYKIQRIDLEGQPIIDAIAENVIDTQRGTVIAKGEARVSTIEHGMAALYAMGIDNCLIQINGPEFPILDGSAAMYVEKIREIGIVDQNAPKDYYIIRKKMEYKDESGSIITILPDEQFSITAMCSFESKFISSQFATLDDIDKFADEISPARTFVFVRDIMPLLQANLIKGGDLDNAIVIYEKQVDQPTLDQLADLLKVPHMDATSIGYIQNKPLIWDNECTRHKLLDIIGDVALIGKPIKGRIVATRPGHTVNNKFARMIRKDIRKHEIQAPIYDPNDEPLMDNIRIRELLPHRYPMQLVDKVVAMGATTIVGVKNITANEPFFQGHFPQEPVMPGVLQIEAMAQCGGLLVLSQVEEPERWSTYFLKIDNVKFRQKVVPGDTLLFRVELLSPVRHGISSMQGYMFVGDNVVAEATFTAQIVKNK is encoded by the coding sequence ATGGAAACAACAAAACAGAAAACACTGAAGGGAAGTTTTTCCCTCTTTGGAAAAGGTTTACATACAGGATTAAGCCTTACTGTTACTTTTAATCCAGCTCCAGATAATACAGGATACAAAATTCAACGAATTGATTTGGAGGGACAGCCCATCATTGATGCCATTGCTGAAAATGTTATTGATACCCAACGTGGTACGGTAATAGCGAAAGGCGAAGCACGTGTCAGTACTATCGAACATGGTATGGCTGCCCTATACGCAATGGGAATAGACAACTGTTTAATCCAAATTAACGGTCCAGAATTTCCCATTCTTGATGGATCAGCAGCAATGTATGTTGAAAAGATTAGAGAAATAGGTATCGTAGACCAAAATGCTCCTAAAGATTATTACATCATTAGAAAAAAGATGGAGTATAAGGACGAAAGTGGTAGCATTATCACTATTCTCCCCGACGAGCAGTTCTCTATAACAGCAATGTGTTCTTTTGAATCTAAATTCATTAGCAGTCAATTTGCAACACTTGACGATATTGATAAATTTGCTGACGAAATATCTCCTGCAAGAACCTTTGTTTTTGTTAGAGATATTATGCCGTTGTTGCAAGCAAATCTTATAAAAGGTGGTGACCTCGACAATGCGATAGTTATTTATGAGAAACAAGTAGACCAACCCACTCTTGACCAATTAGCTGACCTGCTTAAGGTACCACATATGGACGCTACAAGCATTGGCTACATACAAAACAAGCCTCTTATTTGGGACAATGAGTGTACAAGACATAAGTTGCTGGATATCATTGGTGATGTGGCTTTAATTGGAAAACCTATCAAGGGACGTATTGTTGCGACCCGACCTGGCCATACCGTAAACAATAAGTTTGCAAGAATGATTCGTAAAGATATTCGCAAGCACGAAATTCAAGCTCCTATTTACGACCCAAACGATGAACCTTTAATGGATAATATCCGAATACGCGAGCTCCTCCCCCATCGTTATCCAATGCAACTTGTTGATAAAGTAGTTGCGATGGGAGCAACAACAATAGTTGGTGTTAAAAACATTACCGCCAACGAACCATTCTTTCAAGGACATTTCCCACAAGAGCCCGTAATGCCAGGTGTTCTTCAGATAGAAGCTATGGCACAGTGTGGCGGATTATTGGTACTTTCTCAAGTAGAAGAGCCTGAAAGATGGTCTACCTATTTCTTAAAGATAGATAATGTAAAGTTCCGTCAGAAAGTTGTTCCTGGCGATACGCTGTTGTTCCGTGTTGAACTTTTAAGCCCTGTACGTCATGGCATCAGTTCAATGCAAGGTTATATGTTTGTAGGCGACAATGTTGTAGCAGAAGCTACATTCACTGCACAAATAGTAAAAAACAAATAA
- a CDS encoding shikimate dehydrogenase family protein: protein MDKYGLIGYPLEHSFSKGYFNEKFQNEGIDAEYNNYEISSIESLLEIIDTNPELKGLNVTIPYKKQVIKYLDALSPEAKAIGAVNVIRIEHIGNKTYLKGYNSDVIGFTKSIEPLLERYHKKALVLGTGGASKAVCYGLKSLGIETKCVSRRKNIDVLTYNDLSPKIIKEFNVIVNCTPVGMYPNVEECLPLPYEAMDSHTLLYDLLYNPNVTRFMEKGKEHGAVVKNGLEMLLLQAFASWDIWNDKEDK from the coding sequence ATGGACAAATATGGACTGATAGGTTATCCGTTAGAACATTCTTTTTCCAAAGGATATTTTAATGAGAAATTTCAAAACGAAGGCATTGACGCCGAGTACAATAATTATGAAATTTCATCTATTGAAAGCCTTTTGGAGATTATTGATACGAATCCGGAATTGAAAGGACTTAATGTTACCATACCTTATAAAAAGCAAGTTATTAAGTATCTTGATGCTTTGAGTCCTGAAGCAAAAGCTATCGGTGCTGTAAATGTCATTCGTATAGAACACATAGGCAACAAAACATATCTCAAAGGTTATAATAGCGATGTTATAGGATTTACAAAAAGCATAGAGCCTTTATTGGAACGCTATCATAAGAAAGCACTTGTATTAGGAACAGGTGGTGCTTCTAAAGCTGTATGCTATGGATTGAAATCTTTAGGTATTGAGACTAAATGTGTTTCAAGACGCAAAAACATAGACGTCTTGACCTATAATGATTTGTCTCCCAAGATAATAAAAGAATTTAATGTAATTGTAAATTGCACACCTGTAGGAATGTATCCAAACGTGGAGGAATGTTTGCCACTTCCATATGAAGCTATGGATAGCCATACACTTTTATATGATTTGCTTTACAATCCTAACGTAACACGCTTTATGGAAAAAGGCAAAGAGCATGGTGCAGTTGTTAAGAACGGATTGGAAATGTTACTTTTGCAAGCATTTGCAAGCTGGGATATTTGGAATGATAAAGAAGATAAATAA
- the miaA gene encoding tRNA (adenosine(37)-N6)-dimethylallyltransferase MiaA, translating to MNIQTLIVLTGPTGVGKTALTLDIAQHYGLEIINADSRQIYKELPIGTAAPVKEQLNRVKHHFVACKSVSEYYSASLYEQEVLGLLKANPASSYILSGGSMLYIDAVCNGIDDIPTIDDETRQTLMQRLETEGLEKLCELLKELDPTHWEMVDKRNPRRVLHALEVCIQTGRTYTSYRTNKKRERPFNIIKIGLNRPREELYGRINARTEDMIASGMIDEALRMYDCRDLNALNTVGYKELFEYLDGLTTLDEAVFKIQSNTRKYARKQLTWFKRDKNIRWFHPNETKEILKHIDSYLF from the coding sequence TTGAACATACAGACTCTTATTGTATTGACAGGTCCAACAGGTGTTGGCAAGACAGCTTTAACACTTGATATTGCACAGCATTATGGTTTAGAAATTATCAATGCCGATTCGAGACAGATATACAAAGAGTTGCCCATAGGAACAGCTGCTCCTGTAAAAGAACAGCTGAATCGTGTAAAGCACCACTTTGTTGCTTGTAAAAGTGTTAGTGAATATTACTCGGCAAGCCTTTATGAGCAAGAGGTCTTGGGGCTGTTGAAAGCAAATCCAGCATCTTCATACATATTGTCTGGCGGTTCGATGCTGTATATTGATGCAGTCTGCAATGGTATAGACGATATACCTACCATTGACGACGAGACACGACAAACTTTAATGCAAAGACTCGAAACAGAAGGATTAGAGAAGCTTTGCGAATTATTAAAGGAATTAGACCCCACTCATTGGGAGATGGTAGATAAGAGAAATCCTCGCAGAGTCCTTCATGCACTTGAAGTGTGCATCCAAACAGGAAGAACATACACATCATATCGTACTAACAAAAAGCGAGAACGTCCATTTAATATAATTAAAATAGGATTGAACCGTCCGCGCGAAGAACTGTACGGACGGATTAATGCACGCACAGAAGATATGATTGCTTCGGGAATGATAGACGAGGCTTTGCGTATGTATGATTGCCGAGATTTAAATGCCTTGAACACCGTAGGCTATAAAGAACTGTTTGAATATCTTGATGGCTTAACTACTCTTGATGAAGCTGTTTTTAAGATACAAAGCAACACAAGGAAATATGCACGCAAACAGCTGACTTGGTTTAAAAGAGATAAGAATATTCGTTGGTTTCACCCCAATGAAACTAAAGAAATATTAAAACACATTGATAGTTATCTATTCTAA
- the pyrF gene encoding orotidine-5'-phosphate decarboxylase, with translation MERKQLIEQIFTKKSFLCVGLDTDLNKVPKFLLNEEDPIFSFNKAIIDATAPYCVAYKPNLAFYECYGLKGMEAFEKTITYLKEKYPNHFIIADAKRGDIGNTSKMYAQTFFKEYNVDALTIAPYMGEDSVKPFLEYEGKWVILLALTSNKGSHDFQLFEDKDGVRLFERVLSKAQEWGTTENLMFVVGATQGSLFADIRKLAPNSFLLVPGVGAQGGSLQEVCKYGMNKDCGLLVNSSRGIIYASSEANFAEIAGEKAKELQQEMEKELDKLKE, from the coding sequence ATGGAGAGAAAACAATTAATAGAGCAAATATTTACAAAGAAATCGTTTCTTTGCGTCGGGCTTGATACCGATTTAAATAAGGTTCCTAAGTTTCTGTTAAACGAAGAAGACCCTATTTTTTCTTTTAATAAAGCCATAATTGACGCAACAGCTCCTTATTGTGTAGCATACAAACCCAATTTAGCATTTTATGAGTGCTATGGGTTGAAAGGTATGGAGGCGTTTGAAAAAACAATAACATATCTGAAAGAGAAATATCCAAATCACTTCATAATAGCCGATGCCAAGCGTGGAGATATTGGAAACACATCAAAGATGTATGCACAAACATTCTTTAAAGAATATAATGTTGATGCGCTTACCATAGCTCCATATATGGGAGAAGATTCTGTAAAGCCTTTCTTGGAATATGAGGGAAAATGGGTTATTCTTCTTGCATTGACAAGCAATAAAGGAAGCCACGACTTTCAGTTATTTGAAGACAAAGATGGTGTACGCTTATTCGAGCGAGTACTGAGCAAGGCGCAAGAATGGGGCACAACAGAGAATTTAATGTTTGTTGTCGGGGCAACACAAGGAAGTTTGTTTGCTGATATACGGAAATTAGCCCCCAATAGTTTCCTCTTAGTACCGGGAGTTGGCGCACAAGGTGGAAGTTTGCAAGAAGTTTGTAAATATGGTATGAATAAGGACTGCGGTCTTTTGGTCAATTCCTCACGAGGTATTATCTATGCAAGTTCAGAGGCAAACTTTGCAGAAATTGCAGGAGAAAAGGCGAAAGAATTGCAGCAAGAAATGGAAAAAGAGCTTGACAAACTAAAAGAATAA
- the prfA gene encoding peptide chain release factor 1, which yields MPEKNSILEKLDGLEARFEEVSTLITDPDVISDQQRYVKLTKEYKDLGDIMNARKRYINCLTTINEAKDILTNETDPEMKEMARLELSENEELQPKLEEEIKLLLVPKDPEDDKNVQMEIRAGAGGDEAALFAGDIFNMYKRYCDKKGWTLSITSVSEGTVGGFKEIDFAVAGAGVYGILKYESGVHRVQRVPSTDTQGRMQTSAATVAVLPEADKFEVNINEGEIKWDTFRSSGAGGQNVNKVESGVRLRYPWKNPNTGEVEEILIECTETRDQPKNKERALSRLRTFIYDREHQKYVNDIASRRKSLVSTGDRSAKIRTYNYPQGRVTDHRIGFTTHDLPGFMNGEIQDMIDALTVAENAEKLKETEL from the coding sequence ATGCCCGAAAAGAACAGTATATTAGAGAAGCTCGATGGACTTGAAGCACGTTTCGAAGAGGTTTCTACGCTCATTACCGACCCAGACGTAATAAGTGACCAACAAAGATATGTCAAGCTCACCAAGGAATATAAAGACCTTGGTGATATTATGAATGCTCGAAAACGATATATAAATTGCCTTACTACAATAAACGAAGCTAAAGATATTCTTACCAATGAAACCGACCCTGAAATGAAAGAAATGGCAAGGTTGGAACTGAGTGAGAATGAAGAGTTGCAGCCAAAACTTGAAGAAGAGATTAAGCTTTTACTTGTTCCTAAAGACCCTGAAGACGACAAGAATGTGCAAATGGAAATCAGAGCAGGAGCAGGTGGCGACGAAGCTGCATTATTTGCAGGCGATATTTTCAATATGTATAAACGTTACTGCGACAAGAAAGGTTGGACACTGTCTATCACATCGGTTTCGGAAGGAACTGTTGGCGGTTTTAAAGAAATAGACTTTGCCGTGGCTGGTGCCGGCGTATATGGCATTCTTAAATACGAATCAGGTGTCCACCGCGTGCAACGTGTTCCATCTACCGATACGCAAGGTCGTATGCAGACATCGGCAGCGACAGTTGCCGTACTTCCGGAAGCCGATAAATTTGAAGTAAACATTAATGAAGGCGAGATAAAATGGGATACTTTCCGTTCGAGCGGTGCAGGCGGTCAGAATGTGAACAAGGTGGAATCGGGCGTTCGATTGCGCTATCCGTGGAAAAATCCTAATACAGGAGAGGTGGAAGAAATCCTTATAGAATGTACCGAAACCCGCGACCAACCTAAGAATAAGGAAAGAGCTTTATCGAGATTGCGTACATTTATATACGACCGTGAGCATCAGAAATATGTAAACGACATAGCGAGCAGGCGTAAGAGTCTTGTTTCTACAGGAGACCGTTCGGCTAAAATCCGTACTTACAACTATCCACAAGGTCGAGTAACCGACCACCGCATAGGTTTTACGACTCACGATTTGCCTGGTTTCATGAATGGCGAAATTCAAGATATGATAGATGCACTGACTGTTGCAGAAAACGCAGAAAAATTAAAAGAAACAGAATTGTAA
- a CDS encoding AIR synthase-related protein: MNNRYAMRGVSAAKEDVHNAIKNIDKGIFPQAFCKIIPDILGGSEEYCNIMHADGAGTKSSLAYMYWKETGDLSVWKGIAQDAIVMNTDDLLCVGAVDNILVSSTIGRNKMLVPGEVISAIINGTDELLAEMREMGIGIYPTGGETADVGDLVRTIIVDSTVTCRMKRSDVIDNANIRPGDVIVGLSSTGQSTYEKKYNGGMGSNGLTSARHDVFSKYLAEKYPESFDHTVPNELVYSGKYKLTDTVEGSPLNAGELVLSPTRTYAPVIKRILDEYRSEIHGMVHCTGGAQTKVLHFVNDNCKVIKDNMFPVPPLFKAIKECSGTDWKEMYQVFNMGHRMEVYVCPEMANSIIAISKEFNIDAQVIGHIEEGEKSLTIKSEFGEFNY, encoded by the coding sequence ATGAATAACAGATATGCAATGCGTGGCGTTAGTGCTGCCAAAGAAGATGTACACAACGCTATAAAGAATATAGACAAGGGAATTTTCCCACAGGCTTTTTGCAAAATCATTCCAGACATCTTAGGAGGTAGCGAGGAATACTGCAATATAATGCATGCCGATGGTGCAGGTACAAAATCCTCCTTAGCTTATATGTACTGGAAAGAAACTGGCGATTTAAGTGTATGGAAGGGTATTGCGCAGGACGCTATAGTTATGAATACCGACGATTTGTTGTGTGTTGGTGCAGTAGACAATATCTTAGTATCGTCTACTATCGGACGCAACAAGATGCTTGTTCCAGGCGAAGTTATATCTGCCATCATTAACGGCACAGATGAGTTGCTTGCAGAAATGAGAGAGATGGGAATAGGCATTTACCCTACTGGCGGAGAAACAGCAGATGTTGGCGACTTGGTACGTACTATCATTGTCGATTCTACTGTTACCTGCAGAATGAAACGCTCTGACGTTATTGACAATGCGAATATTCGCCCTGGCGATGTTATCGTTGGCTTGAGTTCAACTGGACAATCAACCTATGAAAAGAAGTACAATGGCGGAATGGGCAGCAATGGTCTTACAAGTGCACGCCATGATGTTTTTTCAAAGTATTTAGCTGAAAAATATCCAGAGAGTTTCGACCACACTGTGCCCAACGAACTTGTTTATAGTGGCAAATACAAACTGACCGATACGGTAGAAGGCAGTCCTCTGAATGCAGGAGAATTGGTTCTCTCCCCTACCCGCACCTACGCCCCTGTAATTAAGCGAATACTCGATGAATATCGTAGCGAAATACACGGAATGGTGCATTGTACAGGTGGAGCACAAACAAAGGTATTACACTTTGTAAATGATAACTGTAAAGTGATAAAAGACAATATGTTCCCAGTTCCTCCTTTGTTTAAAGCTATAAAGGAATGTAGCGGTACGGATTGGAAAGAAATGTATCAAGTGTTCAATATGGGACACAGAATGGAAGTTTATGTCTGCCCCGAAATGGCAAACTCGATTATTGCTATTAGCAAGGAATTCAATATCGATGCACAAGTTATCGGTCATATTGAAGAAGGCGAAAAGAGCTTAACTATCAAAAGCGAATTTGGAGAATTTAATTATTAA
- the lpxD gene encoding UDP-3-O-(3-hydroxymyristoyl)glucosamine N-acyltransferase: protein MEFNAKQIAEYIQGSIEGDEEATISTFAKIEEGKHGAISFLANPKYTHYIYETECSIVLVDESIKIEKPTKATLIRVKNARDCVAKLLQLYESMKPRKQGIDSLAFISPKATIGKNVYIGAFAYIGDGVVVGDNCMIYPHTTIMDNTTLGNNCIIYPNASIYHNCKIGNNVICHSGSVIGADGFGFAPNAETNSYDKIPQIGIVTIEDDVEIGANTCIDRSTMGSTYVRKGVKLDNLVQIAHNTDIGENTVMSAQVGIAGSTKVGEWCMFGGQVGISGHLNIGNKVFLGAQSGVLSKLKDNQSLMGSPAIEPRNYFKSQVIFQRLPEIYKQIDALQKEVDELKKNK, encoded by the coding sequence ATGGAATTTAACGCAAAACAAATCGCAGAATATATACAAGGAAGCATAGAAGGCGATGAAGAAGCAACCATTAGTACTTTCGCAAAAATAGAGGAAGGAAAGCATGGTGCTATAAGTTTTTTAGCAAACCCAAAATATACTCATTATATATACGAAACTGAATGTTCTATAGTTCTTGTAGACGAAAGCATAAAGATTGAGAAGCCAACGAAAGCGACATTAATACGTGTAAAAAATGCACGCGACTGTGTTGCAAAGCTTCTTCAGCTTTATGAAAGTATGAAGCCTAGAAAACAAGGAATAGATTCGTTAGCGTTTATTTCTCCAAAAGCAACAATAGGAAAGAATGTCTATATTGGTGCTTTTGCATATATAGGCGATGGAGTGGTTGTTGGAGATAACTGTATGATTTATCCTCATACAACCATTATGGACAATACAACTTTAGGAAACAATTGCATCATTTATCCTAATGCCAGCATCTACCATAATTGTAAAATCGGAAATAATGTTATTTGTCATTCTGGCAGTGTCATAGGCGCAGATGGCTTTGGCTTTGCCCCAAATGCAGAAACAAACAGCTATGATAAAATTCCGCAAATTGGCATTGTTACCATAGAAGACGATGTTGAAATAGGAGCAAACACGTGTATTGACCGTTCAACTATGGGAAGCACTTATGTGCGTAAAGGCGTAAAACTCGACAACCTTGTGCAGATAGCACATAATACTGATATTGGCGAAAACACTGTTATGAGCGCACAAGTTGGTATTGCGGGCTCTACTAAAGTTGGAGAATGGTGTATGTTTGGTGGACAGGTTGGAATATCTGGGCACTTAAATATTGGTAATAAAGTCTTCCTTGGTGCACAGTCAGGCGTATTGAGCAAGTTAAAAGATAATCAGTCGCTTATGGGTAGCCCTGCTATTGAGCCACGCAACTATTTTAAATCACAAGTCATATTCCAAAGACTTCCTGAGATTTATAAGCAGATAGATGCTTTACAGAAAGAAGTTGATGAATTGAAAAAGAATAAATAA
- the lpxA gene encoding acyl-ACP--UDP-N-acetylglucosamine O-acyltransferase — MNTISPLAFVHPNAKIGDNNIIGPFCYIDDNTVIGDNNKLLNSVTIHTGARIGNGNEFFPGASISTKPQDLKFRGEDSFCEIGDNNSIRENVTISRGTASKGTTIVGSDNLFMENMHIAHDCIIGSNIIIGNSTKLAGEVRVEDYAIISASVLCHQFCNIGCNVMIQGGSRFSQDIPPYIIAGKEPIRYAGINIIGLRRKGFTNEQIDQIHNAYRLLYGEGTREENIQKIKDTLPMTKEIQHIIEFVQASSRGIIK, encoded by the coding sequence ATGAATACTATTAGTCCTTTGGCATTCGTACATCCAAATGCAAAGATAGGCGATAATAATATCATTGGTCCATTTTGTTACATTGACGATAATACGGTAATTGGCGATAACAACAAACTACTGAACAGTGTAACAATACACACAGGTGCACGAATTGGCAACGGAAACGAATTTTTCCCCGGAGCGAGCATTTCTACCAAACCACAAGATTTGAAGTTTCGTGGTGAAGACAGTTTCTGCGAGATTGGCGACAACAATTCAATACGTGAGAACGTAACCATTTCGCGTGGTACTGCTTCAAAGGGCACAACAATTGTAGGCAGCGACAATCTTTTTATGGAAAACATGCACATTGCCCATGACTGTATTATCGGTTCAAACATCATTATCGGCAATTCAACGAAGCTGGCAGGAGAAGTTAGAGTAGAGGATTATGCTATTATCTCTGCTTCCGTTCTTTGCCACCAGTTCTGTAATATTGGTTGTAATGTAATGATTCAAGGCGGAAGTCGTTTTTCTCAAGATATTCCTCCTTATATTATTGCAGGCAAAGAACCTATCCGATATGCAGGCATCAATATCATTGGGCTAAGACGCAAGGGATTTACCAATGAGCAAATAGACCAAATTCACAATGCTTATCGTTTGCTATATGGTGAAGGTACCCGCGAGGAAAATATCCAAAAGATAAAAGATACTCTACCAATGACAAAAGAAATTCAGCATATCATTGAATTTGTTCAAGCTTCATCAAGGGGTATTATCAAATAA
- a CDS encoding HD domain-containing protein encodes MNGSKIISDPVFGFIRIPSGLLLNIVKHPFMQRLTRIKQLGLTTVVYPGAQHTRFQHSLGAFHLMSEATLSLQQKGVFIFDSEAEAVQAAILMHDIGHGPFSHVLENTLIKGITHEEISLMVMNCINQEMNGELNLAIKIFKNEYPKRFLHQLISSQLDMDRLDYLKRDSFFTGVTEGNIGSARIIKMLNVVDDTLVIDAKGIYSIENFLTSRRLMYWQVYLHKATVGYEKLLISLLLRAKKLLKDGYKLFASPALAFFLDNDVNAEYFKNNEETLKHYLSLDDSDLWSAIKVWQKSEDKILSLLADDFINRKLFKVEIHDEPISQEQIGECKERICHFLGVTKEDSSYLMQIDTVQKDMYDINDDRISILSKDGSLKDITEASEILNVELLSKKIRKYYFCYHRI; translated from the coding sequence ATGAATGGCAGTAAGATTATAAGCGACCCCGTATTTGGATTTATCAGGATTCCATCGGGGCTTCTTTTGAATATTGTTAAGCACCCATTTATGCAACGCTTAACCCGTATAAAACAATTAGGACTAACTACAGTTGTTTATCCTGGTGCTCAACATACAAGGTTTCAGCACTCATTGGGAGCTTTCCACCTAATGAGTGAGGCAACCTTGTCGCTGCAGCAAAAGGGTGTTTTCATTTTCGATAGCGAAGCAGAAGCAGTTCAAGCAGCCATTTTGATGCACGACATCGGACACGGTCCTTTCTCCCACGTGCTCGAGAATACATTAATCAAAGGAATTACCCACGAAGAAATATCTTTAATGGTAATGAATTGCATCAACCAAGAAATGAATGGTGAACTTAATCTTGCTATTAAGATTTTCAAGAATGAATACCCCAAGCGTTTTCTTCATCAGTTAATCAGTAGCCAACTTGATATGGACAGGCTGGACTATCTGAAACGAGATAGCTTTTTTACAGGTGTAACGGAAGGCAACATTGGTTCGGCACGAATTATAAAAATGCTGAATGTTGTAGACGATACCTTGGTAATAGATGCTAAAGGTATTTATTCAATAGAGAATTTCCTTACATCGCGCCGTTTAATGTATTGGCAAGTATATTTACATAAAGCCACGGTTGGGTACGAAAAGCTCTTAATCAGTTTATTGCTTAGAGCTAAAAAGTTACTGAAAGATGGATATAAGCTATTTGCCTCTCCTGCTTTAGCTTTCTTTCTTGACAACGACGTAAATGCAGAATACTTCAAAAATAATGAAGAAACACTGAAACATTACTTGAGTTTAGATGACAGCGACTTATGGAGTGCTATAAAAGTATGGCAAAAATCAGAAGATAAAATACTATCACTCCTTGCCGATGATTTTATCAATCGCAAACTTTTCAAGGTCGAAATTCACGATGAACCAATTTCACAAGAACAAATAGGCGAATGTAAAGAACGAATTTGCCACTTCTTAGGCGTTACGAAAGAAGATAGCAGCTACTTGATGCAGATTGATACTGTTCAAAAAGATATGTACGATATCAACGACGACCGTATTAGCATATTATCAAAAGATGGTAGTTTAAAAGACATAACAGAGGCTTCAGAGATTTTGAACGTAGAACTATTATCTAAAAAAATTCGTAAATATTACTTTTGTTATCACAGAATCTAA